Proteins from a genomic interval of Bacillota bacterium:
- a CDS encoding FAD-binding protein, which translates to MDGFTMNILAAILAPDGQLHAGWAELIGCAVEAARAAGGRAEALVLGGFQPGAASAQVAQAWRAGAERVFVAGDATLADPDPDRYLGALAEAARATEASTIVLNGDPFGAQIGPRLAMRLGAAPITDAVGVRPADGKPAWIRPMYGGKAMAVIGTRRPKAVVTVRPRAFAAPAPRAGEPPAEAIVQVALKEVGSAPGRVRVVERKRAASEGLRLEDARVIVSGGRGIGGAEGFQMLQKLAGVLGGAVGASRAAVDAGWIAGHLQIGQTGKMV; encoded by the coding sequence ATGGATGGCTTTACGATGAACATCCTGGCGGCAATTCTGGCACCGGACGGACAGCTGCACGCCGGCTGGGCTGAACTCATCGGCTGCGCCGTCGAGGCGGCCCGGGCGGCCGGCGGGCGGGCCGAGGCGCTGGTGCTGGGCGGCTTTCAGCCCGGCGCGGCGAGCGCACAGGTGGCGCAAGCGTGGAGGGCCGGTGCCGAACGGGTCTTTGTTGCAGGCGACGCCACACTGGCAGACCCCGACCCGGATCGCTACCTCGGCGCGCTGGCGGAGGCCGCACGGGCCACGGAGGCTTCCACCATCGTTCTCAACGGGGATCCGTTCGGGGCGCAGATCGGGCCGCGCCTTGCGATGCGTCTGGGAGCGGCGCCCATCACGGATGCGGTCGGGGTGAGGCCAGCCGACGGCAAGCCGGCGTGGATTCGCCCCATGTACGGGGGCAAGGCGATGGCGGTCATCGGCACGCGCCGCCCGAAGGCCGTGGTCACCGTGAGGCCGCGGGCGTTTGCCGCGCCGGCGCCCCGGGCGGGGGAGCCCCCTGCGGAAGCCATCGTGCAAGTGGCGCTCAAAGAAGTGGGTTCGGCGCCGGGGCGGGTGCGGGTCGTCGAGCGCAAGCGGGCCGCCTCGGAAGGACTTCGCCTGGAGGACGCCAGGGTTATCGTCTCCGGCGGAAGGGGTATCGGGGGCGCTGAGGGGTTCCAGATGCTGCAGAAGCTAGCCGGCGTGCTGGGCGGCGCTGTGGGGGCCTCACGGGCCGCGGTGGATGCGGGGTGGATTGCCGGCCACCTGCAGATAGGCCAGACCGGCAAGATGGTG